The genomic window agaagatgaagatgacgaagaggatgatggagaaaaaggtagaaacacagtGGGGGCCTACGCTGCTTCGCTCCTTAGCCCCCAAAATATAAGAAtaagaagacaaacagaagcaaCAGCTTTACAGAGGAATAGAAATGCATGACAGGTttatacaatacacacatacacactcacaatgcATGATAGGTttatacaatacacacatacacactcacaatgcATGATAGGtttatacaatacacacacacacactcacaatgcaTGACAGGtttatacaatacacacacacacactcacaatgcaTGACAGGTTTATGTAGCAGATCTATGTAATATTCCACTTGCCACATACTGTTTATCTATTTGAGCCCGAGACCCCGCCCCTCGTGCCTATACAGACTTGGGAAGTAAGACTCCGCCCCTTCTTCCCAGTCTTTTAACCGGTAACAGAGGGGTAGGTTGAAAAGTTTAATCACTCATTAATTTATTCAACCTTATGTTCCAAAATTATATCTaagttattttgtttattattaataatattttatgtaatattggAGAACACGTTGATGAAATATAGCGTTTTTATATAGTTGTTTGTAGTGATTAGCAGATGCATATCCGCTGTTTGATCGGCTGTCGCTGGGCAACGCagctaacatttcttttttttatagtgttttcCTGTGGTTTCGGTGTTGCTGGAGAGTGAAGATACTGaaagtgttattattgttgtcaggtacattttaattgtttcatacgttattatttttatacatatataagattatatagtgtatatatagtATTATTAGTTTTGTATATTGCCCTTCTTCCCAGTCTTTTAACTGGTAACAGCGGGTGTTTTCCTGTGGTTTCGGTGTTGCTGGAGAGTGAAGATACTGaaagtgttattattgttgtcaggGAATCTACGAATAAACTTCAATGATCACAAATATCGACTCGGAGAGGTtattaaaaggacaaaaaaatacacaacgcAGAGTTAACGATACATGAAGAATCAAGACCGTTACATttatacaatacacacatacacactcacaatgcATGATAGGTttatacaatacacacatacacactcacaatgcATGATAGGTgtatacaatacacacatacacactcacaatgcATGATAGGtttgtacaacacacacacacacacacacatacatatagaaCTGGactgtactatatatatatatatatatatacagttggCCCTCTGTATCCGCAGATTCTGCATCCGCAgattgaaaatatttgaaaaaaaaaaaaaaaaaatccagaaagttccaaaaagcaaaacttgaattgGCTGCACGGTGGGCACTATGCTGAATCCACgtgaatgaattttttttcttgtcattattccctaaacaatacagtacaacgatttacatagcatttacattgtattaggtattATAAGTCATTTAGAGATGATTTGAAGTATACGGGAGGAAGTGTGTAGGTTATGCGCAAATACTGTACCATTTTATTTAAGGGATGTGAGCCTCCACGGATTTTGGTATCCGCAGGGGGGTCCTGGAATGAATACCCTGCCGGTACCGAGggatgactgtatgtgtgtgtgtgtgtgtgtgtgtgtgtgtgtgtgtatgtatgtatatatatatgtgtgtgtgtgcgtgtgtatgtatgtatatatatatgtgtgtgtgtgtgtgtgtgtgtgtgtgcgtatgtataaatatgtatatgtatatgtgtgtgtatatatacatacatacatatatatacatatacatacatacatacacacacacacacacgtatgtatgtatgtatgtatgtcataGTTCTGCTTGAGAtttcttaattaaaataaaagagtgTGATAATACTCGTCAAAGTTACCACCAAGTTCCATGTCCGTGGGCGGTGTCATCGAGGACAcatgagaaaacatgaaatttgATTACCATCTAAAGCCAGACAAATACATTTAGGTTAAATACAGTCCTTTAGCATGCAGTAATGTTTCAACAATCAGTTTTTCTTTAATGGGGTTCTTTCACCAGCTGAAGGTTCCAATGTGAAGCTATTCCTGAAACAAAGCCCCTAATCTCCATAtacctctctctcgcccccctgCACAGTCTTAACCCTTTGAGAATTAACTTCAGCACACATAGCATTTTATTCTGTCCTGAGcctggtgtatttgtgtttggtgtttggtgtttgcTGACTTTTGGTTTAGAGTTGTGTTTCCCAGAGACTAGTGTTAATGGCACCGTCTTGTGTGCTGTCTCCTTTTCACGGTTTATGTGTAAAGGTGCATGTTATTGTGTTTAGTTTGCGTGGTTTGTTTGAGTAGGGGTGGACTCTCCCAAATCTGCAGCAGGGGTGGTCTTCTGTGAGATCCGTGGGGGGAGGAAAAGGGaaagggtgaggggggggggggagagagagagagagagagagggagagagggagagagggagagaggggggagggattCCAGGAAAAAGAGCTTCCCTTTCTCCTCTGAAGCTCTTAAATAAGATGCTCCAGACCAGCCCAGACTCCTGGAAGGGAAAGAAGACACAGAGTGAGTGGACAGAGCGATGGACTCTCAGAAAGACGTCAAAAAGTCCTCGGATTAAGAGAAAGAAGACAATAGACAGGTAAGACCCAGTGAAATTAACCGTCTTCATCAGGCAAACGGATTCTGTACAACTGCTCTCTGTAAAGACCGTGTGGACACTACGGTAAAATTCTCTAACTAGTTGATTTCCCGTAAGGACTTACCTATTTAAGAGTTTGTGATTTCACATGAACACCTCCTCTATAGTGAATAATAACCACTTCATCAAATTAGTATGGAGAGACCCTAATCCAAAGACTTCTTTTAAGGTTTGAAAAGAacgatgtttctttttttctttttgaatagaCTATCACTTTAACTGTCACTGTTGGAACTGGACCTATTAAGCTCATGTCTAATGGTTTTATGTATTCCTGTTTTCCACTCAGTAGTATCTTAGTAGTATCACTGTTATAAAGAAATATGATTAAAAGTGATAGAATGTTACAGTGAGGGGGCAGAATTTTAGAGTATCCTGTCTGCACACTGCAAAAGGAAATACACAAATTCAgaagtttgaaaaagaaaaatcatatcTATTACTCTGTATTATTCTGACTTGTGTATAACGCACGATAAAAGGTGAGACTACGCCTTCTGATTTGAGTCCCTTTCGCTCCTTTTAGTGTTTTTTGGATGTCGCTATCTGGTTTTGTTCACTACAAACTGACATACAGATATTAAGATCTAGCAGAACGTCGCACTTTTGTAAGAGCATTAGAAAACATGCAGCTGTCTTCTTTTTGTAGGTAGAGTTCCTAcatctcactgaaaaaaaaaaaaaaatcaactgccCTCTGATTCAACAATACACAGGACGAGCAGCGAAATTTCTCTTCAGTCAAGAACACAACACCAAGATGTGAGAATGAGCTATAATAAGAAAACGTGAtttgtggttctttttttttttagggacaTCCCCGAAACACAGAACTGAAAGGGGAAAGGAGCCGGTTCACTTGGAAGGAGCTCACAAGAGGAAGGGCCCGTCCGTCTGCCGCTCTCCTTGTTTATGAGGACCGTCCACCGGGCATCGGACAGGAAAAAACATCGTGAGGATCTTTATCTCAAGTCGTGCTGCCAGTCTGCGAGGAGGTCAGGGAGGGGAAGAAAACATCCACGGGAAACGGCTCCAGAGGAGTCTACCCATCCACacgtgcctctctctctctctctctctctctctctctctctctgaggaccACGACAGGTGACGTTTGATAAATCGTCCATGTCGGAGTCAGAGTGGGTGACCCCCTCTCCTTCCCCTTCCTCTTCCCCTTTTCCCCAGTGCGACTACAGCGAGTGGAGCCCTACCTTGGTGATCATCCCAGCCGTGTACCTGTTGGCTTTCGCCGTCGGCTCCTTCGGGAACGGGCTGGTGCTCTGGGTGTACCTGGTCCGGCCCGGGAGGAGCTGGGGGAGAATAAGGAGCTGCTCCGAGCCGGAGCGGGAGAACCGGGCTGGGGTGCGCCCCGCCTCCTTCTCTCGTTCCATCACGGACTCCCTGATCGTCAGCTTGGCGGCGGCCGACCTGGCGTTCGTTCTGACCCTGCCCCTGTGGGCGGTGTACACAGCCCTGGATTACCACTGGCCCTTCGGCCACGTGCTCTGTAAGCTGAGCAGTTACCTGGTGGCGCTGAACATGTACGCCAGTGTTTTTTCCCTCACCGGGCTCAGCGCGGAGCGGTACTGGGTCATCGTCCGACGGAAGCAGGCTACCAGGACGCAGGGTCAAGGGGCGCTACGAGCGGGGTGGATCGTCGGAGGCATGTGGGCTCTGGCGGGCATCCTGGCACTGCCCGCTCTGTTGCTGAGGACCGTGAGGGAGCCGAATCCAGTGGAGGAGTCAAACTCTGATTGGCCAGAGGAGGACAAAGTCAACGATCCCTATCATCccacctgtatctgtgtgatgGACTACTCAAGCCTGATCCCAGATGACCTGGATCctgaagacagagagcatgCGGAGCTAGTCTGGGAAGCCGCTCTAGGTCTAAAATCCACTCTGCTGGGCTTTCTCCTGCCGTTAGCTGTACTGCTACTCTGCTACTGCTCCCTGGGCCGCCTACTGGCTCAACACTTCAGGCAAGGCCCAAAGCCGGACCACCCCCGCCAGCGGAGGCTCTTACGGGTCATCATCACGCTGGTCCTGGCTTTCTTCCTCTGCTGGTTGCCTTTCCACACCAACAAAACCATCTCCGCGTTAATTGACCTGGAGCTGCTCCCCTTCTCCTGTTCCTCTGACAGGCTGCTGGTGGCCGCGCACCCTTACGCCACCTGCCTGGGCTACATCAACAGCTGCTTGAACCCGCTGCTGTACGCCTGCTGCGACGTGGCCTTTCGCAGACGCTGCAGGACGCTGTTACGGCAGCTCTGGTGCGGCGGCCGACAGGGAAgcggagaggaagagagggagcgaggcAGCTGGAGCTCATCCGTTCCGTCCGGCACGCGGGAAGTGAGCAGTCACAGGGaggacagacatagagagagacctACGGACAGACGCGACGACCAGGACGAGCACAGCTAAATTGACACGGGACGCTTGGACAGACGATGTCACGGGCCCAGAGCTACGTCATAGAGGCTGACGAGCGGGATATATTTTGAGCGTAACGAGTGGTGGGTTAAGTTCTGTGTCAAACTGGGACGCGCGTTCCCACAGATGACACACAGATACCGTGGGAACCCAGTTCTGAGAATACAGATGTTGCCATCTTCCCCATGAAATGTAATTTGCTGACAGTTGCCTCTAGCTGAGCAACTAGACTGATCCggttgtgtggttgttttttttttttttttaaggtgacacacactgactcaaacCCAGACACGACACAAACTGTCTTGAActctaaaaaaacaaagtggATTCTCTGGGCTGCATAATGTTTGGAATGGAAGGAGTGAAGGAGTAGTTTTCAaacttgcgtgtgtgtgtgtgtgtttgaatattcctaatgtgtgtgttaatacgaaaaagaaacactgaatttaattttaaagcaatactgaatgtcattttaaaactgttcaaGAATGGTTGAGCGACAGTGACGATTACAATGCCCACATCTttataataaaaatacaaaaaaaaaaaaaaaagaaaaaaaaagattttaaaaaagtcTGTGGCCTCCGTAAATATCGTGGTGAGTATTGGTTTAGCCCTACAGGCTTCCAATAACTGTCAGtaacaaacacatcatttgCTACTGCCTCTAAGATTACATTTCTTTTCACCCCCCCCACAGGGTCAGGGGAGTCAGCATGGGGAAACTGAATCCATACCGAATCCATAGGGGTCTACTGCCTGGTTTCAGCGTGTGTAACGGCCTATTACAATCATGCCATTCACCTCATAGTTGTGATATTATTacaaatatgaagaaaaaaataaaaatgtgtgacattattaaaaacatttaatgagCTCACGAAAATGCATGTCAAAAGAAGGCAAAGACAACCTTGGTCATTACTGGAAAATTGTCATTTAATTGTCTTTCAGGATTatatgacaaacaaaaaaagtttacaaAGGTCACCTTACATACTAGTGAGTCAGCCAAACAGCCAGGTGGTGCTATGATAGAACACCTGATATCAGGTCAGATTGGTTTaagattcaaagaaaaaaaaaaagaaaagaaagaaagaacaaaaaaaaaaaaaaaaaatcacatttctctGAATCCAAACACTGTAATAATGAACATGCTTGGGCCAGACTCACAAcctcacacgctcactcacacagggACACTAGgctcttctgtctctctattcgctatgtgtctgtgtctcaggACTTAAGCATAGTACTGCAGGTTGGCTTTCTTCTTGGCCTGGACCTCCAGAATGCCCTCCATGTAGTCTTCATGGTTCAGCTCAGTCGCCCCTCGACGCAGAGCGATCATACCCTGCACAGGGttacagggaaaaaagaaaaaaattattcaaGCACAACCTATTCA from Chanos chanos chromosome 2, fChaCha1.1, whole genome shotgun sequence includes these protein-coding regions:
- the aplnr2 gene encoding apelin receptor 2, which encodes MSESEWVTPSPSPSSSPFPQCDYSEWSPTLVIIPAVYLLAFAVGSFGNGLVLWVYLVRPGRSWGRIRSCSEPERENRAGVRPASFSRSITDSLIVSLAAADLAFVLTLPLWAVYTALDYHWPFGHVLCKLSSYLVALNMYASVFSLTGLSAERYWVIVRRKQATRTQGQGALRAGWIVGGMWALAGILALPALLLRTVREPNPVEESNSDWPEEDKVNDPYHPTCICVMDYSSLIPDDLDPEDREHAELVWEAALGLKSTLLGFLLPLAVLLLCYCSLGRLLAQHFRQGPKPDHPRQRRLLRVIITLVLAFFLCWLPFHTNKTISALIDLELLPFSCSSDRLLVAAHPYATCLGYINSCLNPLLYACCDVAFRRRCRTLLRQLWCGGRQGSGEEERERGSWSSSVPSGTREVSSHREDRHRERPTDRRDDQDEHS